GGTCTAAATAAAATAGAAATACACAAATTAAATAAGCAATTTTATTTATTACGCCAAAAACGTCTCTTATATGAGATGGACTCGCTAACTTTTACCATCAACGATGCAGATTGATTAAAAAGGAGATGCAAGACGATGAAAAGAAATCGGACCGTTCAACTTTCATTCTTTTTGATTCACCGAGTTTACTTTTCGTTGTTTTTAATTCGTCAAAGCCTTTGCCCTCCGCCTTAAGCAATTTGGCTTCTACTGCAGCTGCATCTGCATATCACAGGCTCGACAATGTACTAGGTTTCATCTAAGGAAGCTTCGCTAAATTTTTGGTAGAGTCACTAATTTGTCAATCTGGTTCCTTCTTTGCTAAAGACGGAGGACCTTGGCCTTTGAAGAAGCCATTATCTTTCCTGCTCTTCACCTTCCTGTTGCGTCTATTACCCTTTGCAAACTTACGGTTTGCATTGCTTTTTTCTTGTTTAGACTTTGCTGCTTTCAGGTTTCATCATTTTCCTCTGCTTTAGAGAACTTTTTGGAGTGGTTTTCATTGGGTTTTTAGCTGGTTTTGGAAGTTTGATTGGTCTGGTTTTCCTGAAATCAGCATCGTTTAAACCATAATCTTCCGCAGCAGGTGCTGATGCCAAGCCAAGTGAAAAGGCAAATGATGCAACTTCTGTTTTCAGAGAATTCACGTCAACCTTAGACGTTTTAGGGTTTTTTGGAATGGATTTAGGGTTTAGAGCTTTAATGACACCCATTCTTTATTTGCTGTGTATATCTTTAACAGTCATTGGTTCACAGCATTGAAGCTTGTAATACAACGGTTCCGTATTGTTTGTATGCAGATATTCGGTCCGCTTATTTGGAATTCCGAGTTGTGAAAATGTACAATAGAGAAAGTTATTGCGTTGTTCCTTTGAGGGCGTGTTTATGTGTGGGTTTTACAGCAACGACGTTGTTCCTTAAAGGCCTGTTTATGTGTGGGTTTTTACAACAACGACGTTTCCTCTTAGAGAGGGACCGAGCTAACTTCGACCATCAAGATTTCCTCAATCAAAACAATCCTCTCCGTTCGTTCTACCCTATAATTTTCACCTTACAAGTCTGTAAAGTTTTTTGAATGCATCTGTACCTCACACAACTCTATAAATCTCCCTTTGGAACTTTCTTCCATTGCTGTCAAATCATTAACCCCAAATTTGTGAAAAATGAATAATCATATTGCAAGTAATCTGTAAATGATGAATAGAGACAAAAACTAACCTGACTTGTATGAGCGTTATTTATATCACTCAAAACAACGATATCATCATTCTTTGACGGTTCCACCCCCAAATTCTGGCCACAACTTTTGCTGGTGATGGTAAACGTTTCTTCCAAAGAACCATTTTGTCCACCCTCTTTAACCATTAGCGTTTTCGGACTTCTCCCCAACTTGACTTCAAGATTAAAAATCAATTCTGGAAAACGAATTCCCTATACTCCGCTTAGGCAATTTTACTACAATCTTTCCTCCTGCGGTGGaattgtatgtatgtatggatgcaaATAGGCAAGTAACAGCTGTGCAATTATAGAGAAAGAAACATGGCTTACAGAATTGGCAATATGGATCTGCGTCATCCGCTATCAGATTTCTTCAAAAACTACTAGCCATAATTCTCCATACTGCTGGATTCCATCCAGTTTTAAACAAGGTTAATTGTCATCCCCCTTGGAAAACAATTCCTTCGTCTGATACGAGTgtaattttcatttaaaaataaaattttaatttgaacACAGTTTGGTACCAGGAGGAGGAGCACCAATACCAGAGAACATGAAAAACCAAACTAAATTCTTATCTTTCACATCTCAATTTGTTTAaagatacaatttttttatttgacaTGGATGctattcaatttttatttattttgttgtgtGTAATAATTGAAATTGAGTGATCTtgtaaaaaagagaaaataaatttaagttgcagataaaaaattatttttatattaaattattttgttacaTAGAATATGATTattactagcaattgcatcttggtgtgcaactTGGGGTGCAATGGGTAGTCGAATTGGTGAAAAAAGGTCTATTAGACAAAATTTTGGTCTATATCTATTGTTTTTTCAACAAAAGTATGAATAAATACTTTCAACCAAGAAGATAATGAAGCTCCATTACTGACATGCTCGTGCATGTTTCCAATAGGGAGAGATGGGGAGACGTGGAAAAAGgtcttttaaataaaattttgaaacaaaattttgatctatatcTATTGTTTTTTGCAACAAAAGTATGAATAAATACTTTCAACCAAGAAAATAATGAAGTGTTTCCAATAGGGAGAGATGGGGAGACAAAGAGGGAGGGAGATATAGGGATAGACAAGGATGCTTGAAATTTTGTCTAATAGGCCTCTTTTCACCAatttggcgtacccattgcacaccaaggtgcaattgctagtttatggAACTTATATGAGAGTAGTTGTGAGTCACTTGAATTGTTTCAACTACTTAATTAATTACATATGACAAAACCTATAAATTTATATATAGAAACTTTATAACTTTATAGAAAAACTCAAGAAGGTTGGTTAAAAAACTCTTTAAAATTGATTCTAGGGGATCAAGATAGGTGACAGTTTAAAAACATTTTCAACAAACTATACAAATTAATTGTAGACAAAATTACTATATAAGTACTTGCTTGTTGAAATGTTCTAAATAAAATATAaagacaattaaataaacatttttttatttatgaaaCTTATATGAAAATAGTTGTGAGTAGTTCGGGTGTAATACACTTGAAGGGTTTCAACTACTTAATTAATTACACATGACAAAAACTATAAATGCATTTATTGAAACTTTATAGAAAAACTTATAAAGGTTAACAAAAATCTCTAAAACAATAGATTCTAGAAGATAAAGATAAGTTTTATTTGATATTGTAGTAAAAAGATAAatataattgtttttgatattgtaGTAAGAAAATAAAGAGAGTTGTTATTCTCAAACATTTCCAATAAACTATACAAATTAATTACAGAATTTTTTTTAAACATAGAGACAAATTATTGAAACAAAAGTTTCAATTCATTTATTTACACATAAAGACCAATATATATGAACAgagaaattaaataaacattatttcTTAAAAAAGAgcaaattattatatattttccaTTCTGAAAATTGCTCGACAGTATTTTGACCGCCACCCACTTGAACGGCTCCATCTACTCCCTTAATTACATCtcttaatttcaaaaaaaggacCAGATTGGATTCAGATGCTATAACAGCTCCTTCGATCCTCATGCTTGTCCATCATCTTTGTGTTTCCTGCTAATAACCAGTCTATTATCACCATGGAAAACGAGGATGGACATGTGAGTCCATCTGGAGAGATGCTCAACACTTCCTCCTTTGCTCTCATTGTCCATGTCGTTGCTGCTCTCGACAAACCAGTCGACATCTTTTCCGTCAAGACAGCCATCCGCGAAATCCTTCTCCCTCGAGGCCCGCGCTTCTCCTCTATTGTGATAAATTTCTTTTTCCCATTTCTAGATACCCACCATTTTCATTCATGTCTAACAAAGAAAGTAAAAAATGGTTTTCTGTTCTCTAGGGAATGATTGTTGTTTGGCATAGCTTATCTTGTATACCAACTATTCATTTTTGTCTAGGTTTCGAATTCCCTATTTTATCTTttaataaaaacaatttttttatttttaatttttaaattttgattgcagACCAGGAATGAGGAGGGGGTGCTGCAATGGCAGGCAACAGAAGTGAACATAGATAACCATGTCTTCGTCCCAGAGTTTCCTGCTGGTCACATGGTCTACGATAAGTTTGTGGAGGACTATGTTTCTGATATGCATACAAGAAAGCTTCCTCACTCTCGCCCTCTTTGGGAGTTCCACTTCCTTAACTACAAAACCACTAAAGGAGAAGCTACGGTCGTTATAAATTTACATCATATGCTTGGAGACGGTACTTCCCTCTTGTCTTTAGCCATAGCCTGCTCTAACACCAAGGCTGATAATCCTCTACTTCCTCAAGGCTCTACTCCCTCTTCTCATGTCCAACAGACAAGGCCTCCTGTAAAAAATCCTGAAGATTCGTTACAGAATATGGCATCTGCTTTTCACACTTGTGGTTGTAGTGTATTGCACTTTGGACGACCTTATTGCTAGTTTTCTACGTTTGACATGGATGGAAGATAGCATGTTCCCCATTCGAGGACCTCCTGGTGTAGAGATGTTGCCTAAACTTATGTCATCTGTCGTCCTTTCTCTAGAAGGCATTCGAAAAATAAAGGGTCAAGTTGGAGGGGTACGCAATTGCTCTTACATAAACATTTCTTATAAAATTGTTTCTTTGTTTTGTGATTTCATTTCTATTGCTGttttttaattagattttgtgATTTCATTTTCGATTGCTTTTTTTGGATTAAAGTGTGTGAATattttagatcaatttttttttatcacagTTTATGATCCATTATTAGAATATTAGAAAGCATATAAAGCTGCTGCAGTATTTTTGAAAATAATTGCGTTtacttttttgcatcaacgttttgagTCATAAAACAAATTTTAGGACTCCTAACTCTTTCTACTATCATGTCAACGGATCAAGGAGTGTGATCTGAAACCTTGATGCAAAAAAGTAAACTCAATCTAATTCCAGAAATACTATAGCAATTtattattatggattgtggaaatctgatatcattGAGCATATAAagattaaaattttgataaattttttttattacttgttatAATCCATCATCAGAATATTAAAGAACATATAAAAttgaaaataatgataaaaaaaattcactCAATCTAATAGCTAGCAACAACAGTTAAATTTTATAGATTGTTGAGATTACTGACATTAATTTTATGATTGTTTTAATATTATTGTAATAACAGAGCGTGAACGACGTGGTAATGGGCGTAGTGTTCTGTGGGTTTCGATGGTATTGCCAGACGGTTCTTCCCGGTCTGTTTCTTAACCAAATAACTCAGTCTACTTTTGCATTTGTTATTGAAAATTTTCGGCTCACTCAAAACCGTTGCTTCAATGTATGCAGTCTCAAAGCAAATTGAGAATTTGAGAGTAACAGCTCTGGGTCTGCTGAACTTGAGATCGCAGGCTGGCATAAAGGTTTTGTGTTTCCACTCTCCCTTATTCATGCAATAATTGGCAATTCTTAGATTCTTAAGCCTATATTtcgttaaaaaaaattattttttttcgaTTAGCATGGTGTTAAATTTGTTATTTCTATTTAGTATTGGGATTTTTATCATTGAGCTACTATTCTTTTAGACGATTGGTCTATCTTTAGTTTGGTGCATTATTGATCTAATGTCTTCTTGATTACTAATCCATCTTTAATTTGAGCAGAGCTTATATTCAAATATTTCTGAACCACACTACAAAATAAAAACTTCTTGTTTGTTGTTGAGGTAGTTCTATTATTTAATTACTGTCCCTCTTGACTAGTCCATTTTTGTATCAGGTGTGGCTCATTTTCCAACACGCTTTTGATTGCTCATCTAACTTTTTGAATGTTCTAATACTAAACTACCATCAATATCAATGACGGTATATCTTTAGATTAGTTGTGGCTCATTTACCAACATCCCTTTGATTAGTGACCTATCTTTAGTTTGGGTGTGCTTCCATTGAATTACTGTCACTCTTGTTGACAAGTCCATCTTTGTATCAAATATGACTCATGAATACTTTGTTTGATTACTGCTTAGTTTTTGGATTTCACTGTgtagaattttattttttatttttttcttacaaCACTTTCATTCTGATGatagatcatggagtgtgatccaaaacattgatgcaaacaaaAACTTACACAATAATCTTAATTTCTATAGAAATCTAATCTCTCTTACTTAAACCACATTGTAAATGCTAACTTGAATAGGGGAGATGACtcaatagttgtgcaccctaacttcgcgcttctcaaaatcttatgtggaaatttcaaataaCTCCCAGTTTTTAACAggagcttacttggcaagtcccctacttataactaaggtttcatggACACGTCATCAAGTATAGTGCCACATcggcatgctttttgccaaggtgtccaaaagagcccaaaaaaaggtgagaccaatagatgtgcaaaagaggccccaatacttgtgcaaatgatgtgacatcacatgattggttacttttcacaactaaTGGTATATTTCTTAACAataacaacttcaaagtcacaactattggtgcataaACACACAAAAACTCATATTTTATGCTTCAAACAACTTTTATTTGTACTATTATTGAAGTAAcaagtatcaacaaccctcacaacaattcatACATACTCAACTACTGATGCTCTTCCCTATATGAAATTACCTAAAATGACTGTACTTAACCTTACCAGAGTGGTGCAGATGCAACTTCAGTACAGAACAAATCTACCTTCTGACCACACTTTTTTATTTGAAGTCGGAACATCATTTACGAGTATCTATATAGCTTAATTTATGCATTTATTGGAAAGTATATACATTTTATGAAttggacgtgtctattctggctccaaaagtgacctatcgtaccaatgacatgcattgACGGACATGTTCGAGACATGCATAGCCCATGCATACCATGCCCATTTGGTGTAGGCGTCAGACCCACCGAAAATGACGTGGAGTTGTCCTGGAGTCAGTTGTTTCAAACATCGGGGCCCACACGAAACTACATGGACATACCAGAAAAATGGTGGATCGTGGGCCCCGGCTCACGCTGATGTGTTGTGCCTAACACACACATTAAAAGCCATAGAAAACAAACATCCGGCAGCAAGTGTTGACGACCGTGTTTGGATGCCAAAA
This genomic stretch from Cryptomeria japonica chromosome 8, Sugi_1.0, whole genome shotgun sequence harbors:
- the LOC131857733 gene encoding wax ester synthase/diacylglycerol acyltransferase 5-like; amino-acid sequence: MENEDGHVSPSGEMLNTSSFALIVHVVAALDKPVDIFSVKTAIREILLPRGPRFSSITRNEEGVLQWQATEVNIDNHVFVPEFPAGHMVYDKFVEDYVSDMHTRKLPHSRPLWEFHFLNYKTTKGEATVVINLHHMLGDGTSLLSLAIACSNTKADNPLLPQGSTPSSHVQQTRPPVKNPEDSLQNMASAFHTCGCSVLHFGRPYC